The genomic interval TCGACCCGGGCGCGACCGCGACTGGCCAGCTCGGCAATACCGCGTTCCTCACCTTGAGCCTGCCCGCCGGCGTCACGCTGGCGAACTCGCTCTCGGGTACTTTCGGCGCCCCGATTCCGGAACCGCAGACCTATGCGCTGATGCTCGCCGGCCTGGTGCTCGTGGGCGCCGTAGCGCGTCGCCGCTCGCGCACCTGAACGCTGCAGTCGTTCCCCCCCGCGTAGCCCGCGGCTACGCGGGGCCGATGCCGCAATGGGCGGCTGACCGAGCGGGTCAGCCCGAGGGTCGCGGTACAGTACGGTCGGTCGAATAGAATTGCCCGTTTCTCCACACGACCAACGGGCGATATTCATGACCGACTTCCAAGCAGCAACCGGCAGCAGCCACTTCGTCGACGCCAACGGCGTCAAGCTGCATTACCTGGATTACGGCGTTGCCGGACGCCGGCCCATGCTGTGCGTGCACGGGGCGGCCGCGCACGCGCACTGGTTCGACTTCGCCGCCCCCGGGCTCACGCCGAACCATCACGTCCGCGCGCTGGATCTGCGCGGACACGGCGACAGCGCCTGGGCGGAGCAGCATACCTACGACTTCAAGACCTACGCCGAGGACGTCAA from Betaproteobacteria bacterium carries:
- a CDS encoding alpha/beta hydrolase encodes the protein MTDFQAATGSSHFVDANGVKLHYLDYGVAGRRPMLCVHGAAAHAHWFDFAAPGLTPNHHVRALDLRGHGDSAWAEQHTYDFKTYAEDV